CCAGAGAATTTAAAAAGCAAGTTACCTCATTTGGAAGTAATTTCAACGAATAATGAAGATGGGGTCGCCAAATATTTATTGAGGAAATTAGAGTTGGCGAGTGAAATCTAATGACTTGAGTATAAAACAAAAAAAAGAAGGAATAAGGAGTTTGTATTTTTGATTTAATCGAAATCTAATAGTATCAATGAATTATTCGTATGTATTTGTTTTTAATTCAAAAAAAAGTAGCAACTAATACTGTTTTTTTTCTGTATTTTCGCAGGACTAAAATAGTGAAAAATGTTCAAAAAAATAGTTGTTTTGATTTGCTTGGTTTATGGAATTGTTAGCCAAAGTCAGAGTTTAAAATTGGAAGAAATCATGAAGGGTGAATCGTTTGTAGGAGTACAGCCTACGAATGGACATTGGTCGATAGATGGAAAAAAAATCTATTTTGAATGGAACCCAAATAATGATATTGATAAGAGCATCTATTATTGGGAAAAAGGAATGCCAGTTCCGCAATTAGCTTCAGCAAAAGAAGCAGCCTTTTCAAAAATAGATTTAAAAAGAAACCTAGGTTCAGATTTAGGATATTATATTCAAAATGGAGCTTTATATTCATATTCGTTTAAATATAAAATATCAAAAAAACTTTTACAGCAAACTAGTCCGATTTCAAATTTGAAATTGGCTTTTGAGAATGGGGTACTTTTTTTTGAACAAAATGGGAATCTATTAAAATATAATACTAAAGAAGGATCAATACTGCAACTTACTAATTTTAAAGAAGGCAAAGAATCTGAAAAGGAAATAGAAAAAGAATCTTTTTTAAAGAGCCAACAAAAAGAATTATTTCAATTTATTCGTGACCAAGAGACGAAAAAGAAATGGAATACTGCAAAAATAAAAGAGAATAAGTCTGATTTTCCTAAGCCCTTTTTCTACGACAAAAGCATCTTTGAAAATTTAAATGTAAATCCACAAGGAAACTTCGTAACGTTTAGGCTAATTGATAAAGTTGATGTTAAGTCTGAAAAAATGGAGACTTTTATAACAAAAGATGGTTATAACGCAACTCCAGATACTAAAGAAAAAGTATCTATAAATAATTTAGTAGCTACAAAATTTGCAATTTATTCTGTTGCTAAGGATTCTGTTTATTATATGAATTTTTCGTCATTAAGTCATATTCAAGATGTGCCTAAATATTATAGTTTGTATGAAAATTTAAAGAGTAATAAAAAAACAGATAAATTAATAGTGGTTCAAGAACCGATCTATAATCAGGACGGAACTTTTGCTGTTGCAGAAATCAGAAGTCAAGATAATAAAGACAGATGGTTAGTGAATCTTAATTTAGAAAAAAACACTTTCGAAGAAATAGAACATCAACATGATGAGGCATGGATTGGTGGCCCTGGTATTCCTTCATATGCTTTTGATTCGGGTGTAATTGGTTTTCTGGCAGATAATGAAACTATTTATTTTCAATCAGAAGAGACAGGGGATTCTCATTTGTACATTTATAATATTAAAAGTAAAAAGAAAACACAGCTAACGAAAGGTAATTGGGAAGTGCGAGATGTAATTCTATCAAAAGATAAGAAAACGTTTTATTTAACAACAAATACAACTCATCCAGGTAATAGAAATTTTTATAAATTATCAATTAGTGATGGTGTTTTACAGCCAGTTTTAACAAAAGATGGTGCTCATGAAGTAAGTTTGTCTCCCGATGAAAGTACTTTGTTGGTTCGTTACTCTTTTAAAAATAAACCTTGGGAATTGTATTATGCCGAAAATAAAAAGAATACAGAACTTCATCAAATAACTTTTTCGACAACAGAAGCATTTAAAAAATACAATTGGCGTACTCCAGACGTGATTACATTTCAGGCTCAAGACGGAACATCAGTCCATGCCAGATTGTATAAACCAGAATTAGAAAAGAGTAATAAGGCGGCAATTATTTTTGTACATGGTGCGGGTTATCTTCAAAATGCACATAATTATTGGAGTAATTATCACCGAGAATATATGTTTCATAATTTGTTGACCGATTTAGGTTATACCGTATTAGATATTGATTATAGAGGAAGTGACGGTTATGGTAGAGATTTTAGAACTGGAATATATCGCTTTATGGGCGGTAAGGATTTGACGGATCAAATAGATGGAAAAAATTATCTTGTCAAAAATTTAGGTGTAGACGCTAGTAAAGTTGGAATTTATGGGGGGTCATACGGTGGCTTTATTACTTTGATGGCTATGCTGACAACACCTAAAGAATTTGCTTCGGGAGCAGCTTTGCGATCTGTTACAGATTGGGCGCATTACAACCACGGATATACATCTAATATTCTTAATTTTCCAGAAACAGACCCAATTGCCTATAAAAAGAGTTCTCCAATCTATTTTGCAGAAAATTTAGAAGGAAATTTGTTGATGCTACACGGAATGGTCGACGACAATGTAGAATACAAAGATATTGTTCGTTTGTCACAACGTTTTATTGAATTAGAAAAGAAAAATTGGAGCCTTTCTTCCTATCCAGTAGAATCTCATGGGTTTAAAGAAACATATTCTTGGATTGATGAATATAGTAGAATATTAAATTTGTTTAATAGCACACTTCTTAAAAATTAAAAGTGACTGTTTTTTAACTTGAATAATGTTTCAAAAAAAATAAGCCAATGATTTATTAATTATCTCATTTTTAGGAATTTGAATTTAAAATAGT
The Flavobacterium sp. 5 DNA segment above includes these coding regions:
- a CDS encoding prolyl oligopeptidase family serine peptidase is translated as MFKKIVVLICLVYGIVSQSQSLKLEEIMKGESFVGVQPTNGHWSIDGKKIYFEWNPNNDIDKSIYYWEKGMPVPQLASAKEAAFSKIDLKRNLGSDLGYYIQNGALYSYSFKYKISKKLLQQTSPISNLKLAFENGVLFFEQNGNLLKYNTKEGSILQLTNFKEGKESEKEIEKESFLKSQQKELFQFIRDQETKKKWNTAKIKENKSDFPKPFFYDKSIFENLNVNPQGNFVTFRLIDKVDVKSEKMETFITKDGYNATPDTKEKVSINNLVATKFAIYSVAKDSVYYMNFSSLSHIQDVPKYYSLYENLKSNKKTDKLIVVQEPIYNQDGTFAVAEIRSQDNKDRWLVNLNLEKNTFEEIEHQHDEAWIGGPGIPSYAFDSGVIGFLADNETIYFQSEETGDSHLYIYNIKSKKKTQLTKGNWEVRDVILSKDKKTFYLTTNTTHPGNRNFYKLSISDGVLQPVLTKDGAHEVSLSPDESTLLVRYSFKNKPWELYYAENKKNTELHQITFSTTEAFKKYNWRTPDVITFQAQDGTSVHARLYKPELEKSNKAAIIFVHGAGYLQNAHNYWSNYHREYMFHNLLTDLGYTVLDIDYRGSDGYGRDFRTGIYRFMGGKDLTDQIDGKNYLVKNLGVDASKVGIYGGSYGGFITLMAMLTTPKEFASGAALRSVTDWAHYNHGYTSNILNFPETDPIAYKKSSPIYFAENLEGNLLMLHGMVDDNVEYKDIVRLSQRFIELEKKNWSLSSYPVESHGFKETYSWIDEYSRILNLFNSTLLKN